A genomic stretch from Ovis canadensis isolate MfBH-ARS-UI-01 breed Bighorn chromosome 5, ARS-UI_OviCan_v2, whole genome shotgun sequence includes:
- the ISYNA1 gene encoding inositol-3-phosphate synthase 1, which yields MEAATEFVVESPDVVYSPETIEAQYEYRTTSVSREGGVLKVHPTSTRFTFRTARQVPRLGVMLVGWGGNNGSTLTAAVLANRLRLSWPTRTGRKEANYYGSLTQAGTVSLGLDADGKEVFVPFSSLLPMVAPDDLVFDGWDISSLNLAEAMRRAQVLDWGLQEQLWPHMEAMRPRPSVYIPEFIAANQSARADNVIPGTRAQQLEQIRRDIRDFRSSAGLDKVIVLWTANTERFCEVIPGLNDTAENLLRTIQLGLEVSPSTLFAVASILEGCAFLNGSPQNTLVPGALELAWQRRVFVGGDDFKSGQTKVKSVLVDFLIGSGLKTMSIVSYNHLGNNDGQNLSAPPQFRSKEVSKSSVVDDMVHSNPVLYSPGERPDHCVVIKYVPYVGDSKRALDEYTSELMLGGTNTLVLHNTCEDSLLAAPIMLDLALLTELCQRVSFCTDVDPDPQSFHPVLSLLGFLFKAPLAPPGSPVVNALFRQRSCIENILRACVGLPPQNHMLLEHKMERPGLQRVGPLATASPGLCKKGSALTSPNGCTGDANGHSQAEAPQMPTT from the exons ATGGAGGCCGCAACTGAGTTCGTGGTCGAGAGCCCCGACGTGGTCTACAGCCCCGAGACCATCGAGGCGCAGTACGAGTACCGGACGACAAGCGTCAGCCGCGAGGGCGGCGTCCTCAAG GTGCACCCCACGTCCACGCGCTTCACTTTCCGGACCGCCCGGCAGGTGCCCCGGCTCGGGGTCATGCTCGTCGGCTGGGGCGGCAACAACGGCTCCACGCTGACCGCTGCCGTGCTGGCCAACCGACTGCGCTTGTCCTGGCCCACGCGCACCGGCCGCAAG GAGGCCAACTACTACGGCTCGCTGACGCAGGCCGGCACTGTTAGCCTGGGCCTGGACGCCGACGGCAAGGAAGTGTTCGTGCCCTTCAGTTCGCTGCTGCCCATGGTGGCGCCCGACGACCTCGTGTTCGACG GCTGGGACATATCTTCGCTGAACCTGGCGGAGGCGATGCGGCGCGCACAGGTATTGGATTGGGGACTGCAAGAGCAACTCTGGCCGCACATGGAGGCCATGCGCCCGCGGCCCTCTGTCTACATCCCGGAGTTCATCGCAGCTAACCAGAGCGCGCGCGCCGACAACGTCATCCCGGGCACGCGCGCGCAGCAG CTGGAGCAGATCCGTAGGGACATCCGCGACTTCCGGTCCAGCGCCGGCCTGGACAAAGTCATCGTGCTGTGGACAGCGAACACGGAGCGCTTCTGCGAAGTGATTCCAGGCCTCAATGACACTGCTGAGAACCTGCTGCGCACCATCCAG CTGGGCCTGGAAGTGTCGCCCTCCACACTCTTTGCCGTGGCCAGCATCTTGGAGGGCTGTGCCTTCCTCAATGGGTCCCCACAGAACACGCTGGTACCTGGTGCCCTCGAGCTCGCGTGGCAGCGCCGCGTTTTTGTGGGTGGAGACGACTTCAAGTCGGGCCAGACCAAGGTCAAGTCTGTGCTCGTGGACTTCCTTATCGGCTCTGGCCTCAAG ACCATGTCCATCGTGAGCTACAACCACCTGGGCAACAACGACGGGCAGAACTTGTCAGCGCCACCACAGTTCCGCTCCAAGGAGGTGTCCAAGAGCAGCGTGGTGGACGACATGGTGCACAGCAACCCGGTGCTCTACTCGCCGGGCGAGCGGCCCGACCACTGC GTGGTCATCAAGTACGTGCCATACGTGGGCGACAGCAAGCGTGCCCTGGATGAGTACACATCGGAGCTGATGCTGGGTGGCACCAACACGTTGGTGCTGCACAACACGTGCGAG GATTCGCTCCTGGCCGCACCCATCATGCTGGACCTGGCCCTGCTGACTGAACTGTGTCAGCGAGTGAGCTTCTGCACTGACGTCGACCCGGACCCGCAGAGCTTCCATCCGGTGCTGTCGCTGCTCGGCTTCCTCTTCAAGGCGCCACTGGCACCGCCCGGCAGCCCCGTGGTCAATGCGCTCTTCCGCCAGCGCAGCTGCATCGAGAACATCCTCAG GGCCTGCGTGGGGCTGCCGCCGCAGAACCACATGCTTCTGGAGCACAAGATGGAACGCCCTGGCCTCCAGAGAGTTGGGCCCTTGGCCACCGCCTCCCCGGGGCTTTGCAAGAAAGGATCTGCGCTGACCTCACCCAATGGCTGTACTGGTGATGCCAATGGGCACTCACAGGCTGAGGCACCCCAGATGCCCACCACCTAA
- the SSBP4 gene encoding single-stranded DNA-binding protein 4 isoform X18, whose translation MGSMAPSDAMASGPMAPGFFQPFMSPRFPGGPRPTLRMPSQPPVGLPGSQPLLPGTMEPSPRAQGHSSMGPMQRVTPPRGMTSIGPQSYGGGGMRPPPNSLAGPGLPTMNMGPGVRGPWASPSGNSIPYSSSSPGSYSGPPGGGGPPGTPIMPSPGDSTNSSENMYTIMNPIGPGAGRANFPLGPGPEGPMAAMSAMEPHHVNGSLGSGDLDGLPKSSPGAVAGLSNTPGTPRDDGEMAAAGTFLHPFPSESYSPGMTMSV comes from the exons CCCTTCATGTCACCGCGGTTCCCAGGGGGCCCCCGGCCCACCCTGCGGATGCCGAGTCAG CCTCCGGTGGGCCTCCCCggctcccagcccctcctccctggcaCCATGGAGCCCTCCCCGCGAGCTCAGG ggCATTCGAGCATGGGCCCCATGCAGAGGGTGACGCCTCCCCGGGGCATGACCAGCATTGGGCCCCAG AGCTACGGAGGAGGTGGCATGCGGCCCCCACCCAACTCTCTTGCTGGCCCTGGCTTGCCCACCATGAACAT GGGCCCTGGCGTGCGCGGCCCATGGGCCAGCCCGAGTGGCAACTCG atcccctactcctcctcctcccccggcAGCTACTCG GGACCCCCAGGAGGAGGCGGGCCCCCTGGAACCCCCATCATGCCTAGCCCTGGAG ACTCCACCAACTCGAGCGAGAACATGTACACCATCATGAACCCCATCGGGCCGGGCGCCGGCAGGGCTAAT TTCCCGCTTGGCCCTGGTCCGGAGGGCCCCATGGCCGCCATGAGTGCGATGGAGCCTCACCACGTAAACGGATCCCTGG GCTCGGGCGATCTGGACGGGTTGCCGAAG AGCTCCCCCGGCGCCGTGGCCGGCCTGAGCAACACCCCGGGCACCCCGCGGGACGACGGCGAGATGGCGGCCGCCGGGACCTTCCTGCACCCGTTCCCGAGCGAAAGC TACTCCCCCGGGATGACCATGAGCGTGTGA
- the SSBP4 gene encoding single-stranded DNA-binding protein 4 isoform X17 codes for MGSMAPSDAMASGPMAPGFFQPFMSPRFPGGPRPTLRMPSQPPVGLPGSQPLLPGTMEPSPRAQGHSSMGPMQRVTPPRGMTSIGPQSYGGGGMRPPPNSLAGPGLPTMNMGPGVRGPWASPSGNSIPYSSSSPGSYSGPPGGGGPPGTPIMPSPGDSTNSSENMYTIMNPIGPGAGRANFPLGPGPEGPMAAMSAMEPHHVNGSLGSGDLDGLPKSSPGAVAGLSNTPGTPRDDGEMAAAGTFLHPFPSESVSDCVDSPPAAASGRRGLAGRPRRGGRGARARP; via the exons CCCTTCATGTCACCGCGGTTCCCAGGGGGCCCCCGGCCCACCCTGCGGATGCCGAGTCAG CCTCCGGTGGGCCTCCCCggctcccagcccctcctccctggcaCCATGGAGCCCTCCCCGCGAGCTCAGG ggCATTCGAGCATGGGCCCCATGCAGAGGGTGACGCCTCCCCGGGGCATGACCAGCATTGGGCCCCAG AGCTACGGAGGAGGTGGCATGCGGCCCCCACCCAACTCTCTTGCTGGCCCTGGCTTGCCCACCATGAACAT GGGCCCTGGCGTGCGCGGCCCATGGGCCAGCCCGAGTGGCAACTCG atcccctactcctcctcctcccccggcAGCTACTCG GGACCCCCAGGAGGAGGCGGGCCCCCTGGAACCCCCATCATGCCTAGCCCTGGAG ACTCCACCAACTCGAGCGAGAACATGTACACCATCATGAACCCCATCGGGCCGGGCGCCGGCAGGGCTAAT TTCCCGCTTGGCCCTGGTCCGGAGGGCCCCATGGCCGCCATGAGTGCGATGGAGCCTCACCACGTAAACGGATCCCTGG GCTCGGGCGATCTGGACGGGTTGCCGAAG AGCTCCCCCGGCGCCGTGGCCGGCCTGAGCAACACCCCGGGCACCCCGCGGGACGACGGCGAGATGGCGGCCGCCGGGACCTTCCTGCACCCGTTCCCGAGCGAAAGCGTAAGCGACTGCGTCGACTCCCCCCCCGCGGCGGCGTCGGGccggaggggcctggcgggcagACCCCGGCGGGGCGGCCGGGGGGCCAGAGCAAGACCGTGA